A portion of the Corynebacterium ammoniagenes DSM 20306 genome contains these proteins:
- the dnaE gene encoding DNA polymerase III subunit alpha encodes MAKNSSFVHLHNHTEFSMLDGMAKVDLLAEEVSRQEMPAVGMTDHGNMFGSDAFYRRMTKAGVKPIIGIEAYMAPGSRFNKKRQLWGTPDQKRDDVSASGAYLHQTMLAENATGLSNLFKLSSLASYEGQLGKWPRMDAELIAEHADGIIATTGCPSGDVQTRLRLGQFDEALEAAAMWQDIYGRDNYFLELMDHGLDIEKRTRDGLLEIGRKLDLPPLVTNDCHYVLESQAPSHEAMLCVQTGKTLMDPDRFKFDGTGYYIKTAEQMRELWDHMVPDGCDNTLWIAERVESYDSLWEEHSHDRMPVADVPEGHTPTTWLTHEVMEGLKDRFDGKEVPEEYIKRAEYEISVIDMKGYPSYFLIVAEIIKHARSIGIWVGPGRGSAAGALVAYALTITNIDPIEHDLLFERFLNPERPSAPDIDIDFDDRRRGEMIQYAAERWGEDKIAQVITFGTVKTKQAIKDAAKVHFGQPGFQMADRINGALPPAVMAKDIPLAGITDPEHERYSEAAEVRQMVETDPDVKKIYDTARGLEGVVRQAGVHACAVIMASVRLMDHIPMWKRPADGAYITGWDYPACEAIGLLKMDFLGLRNLTVIGDALANIKKNRGIDLNLEDLHADDPQVSKVYDLLSSGDTLGVFQLDSGGMQELLKRMKPTGFKDIVASLALYRPGPMGVNAHWNYADRKNGRQEITPIHPELEEPLSEILGETYGLIVYQEQIMRISQKLANYTAGEADGFRKAMGKKKPEVLAQEYEKFSQGMFTNGYSKGAVDALWGTIEPFASYAFNKSHAAGYGLVSFWTAYLKAYFAPEYMAALLTSVADKKDKSAIYLADCRHLGIKVLPPDVNESAEDFEAVGDDIRFGMGAIRNVGSEVVESIIEARRDKGAFKSFSDYLDKISLVACTKRVTESLIKAGAFDSLGHPRKGLMLIQEDAVDSVQSTKKAADKGQFDLFASFGGDDGESVSSFAIDIPEESWDRKHELALEREMLGLYVSGHPLDGFEDALAAQTDTALTTVVAGEMRNGQEMVIGGIISGVDRRFSKRDGSPWAIVTIEDHHGAQVEILVFNQVYSLVAPQIVEDNIILAKVQVRVRDDRTSFFCNDIRVPELGPGNGAGLPLRLSMRTDQCTMENIAKLKQVLVNNSGDSDVYLTLLNGDESTMMVLGDHLRVERSSSLMGDLKATMGAGILG; translated from the coding sequence ATGGCGAAGAACTCCTCTTTTGTACACCTGCATAACCACACCGAATTTTCCATGCTAGATGGTATGGCCAAAGTAGATTTGCTGGCAGAAGAGGTATCCCGGCAAGAAATGCCCGCCGTGGGTATGACTGACCACGGTAATATGTTCGGCTCGGATGCGTTTTATCGACGCATGACCAAAGCTGGCGTGAAGCCCATTATTGGCATCGAGGCCTATATGGCACCAGGCTCGCGCTTTAATAAAAAGCGGCAGCTGTGGGGAACCCCGGATCAAAAACGCGATGACGTGTCGGCCTCCGGCGCGTATTTGCACCAGACCATGCTGGCAGAAAACGCCACCGGTCTATCTAATCTATTTAAGCTTTCCTCTCTCGCCTCCTATGAAGGACAGCTGGGCAAGTGGCCGCGCATGGACGCGGAGCTGATTGCAGAGCACGCCGATGGCATTATCGCGACCACGGGTTGTCCCTCTGGTGATGTGCAAACACGTCTGCGCCTGGGGCAATTTGATGAAGCGCTCGAAGCCGCCGCGATGTGGCAAGACATTTACGGCCGCGACAATTACTTCCTCGAGTTGATGGACCACGGACTGGACATCGAAAAGCGCACGCGTGACGGCCTGTTGGAAATCGGCCGCAAGCTTGACCTACCACCGCTGGTGACCAATGACTGCCACTACGTGCTGGAATCCCAAGCGCCATCGCATGAGGCGATGTTGTGCGTGCAAACCGGTAAGACCTTGATGGATCCCGACCGCTTCAAGTTCGACGGAACGGGTTACTACATTAAAACTGCTGAGCAAATGCGTGAGCTGTGGGACCACATGGTTCCGGATGGCTGCGATAACACCTTGTGGATTGCCGAGCGCGTGGAATCCTATGACTCGCTGTGGGAAGAACATTCCCACGACCGCATGCCGGTGGCAGATGTGCCTGAAGGACATACCCCTACGACGTGGTTGACCCACGAAGTGATGGAAGGTCTCAAAGACCGGTTTGACGGCAAGGAAGTCCCAGAGGAATACATCAAGCGTGCGGAGTATGAAATCTCCGTTATTGATATGAAGGGCTACCCGTCCTACTTCCTGATCGTTGCCGAGATTATTAAGCACGCCCGATCCATTGGTATCTGGGTAGGCCCTGGTCGTGGTTCGGCCGCTGGTGCACTGGTGGCTTATGCCTTGACCATTACCAATATTGACCCGATTGAACATGACCTGCTGTTTGAGCGCTTTTTGAACCCAGAGCGTCCCTCCGCACCCGATATCGATATTGACTTCGATGACCGCCGTCGCGGTGAGATGATCCAATACGCGGCTGAGCGCTGGGGCGAAGACAAGATCGCTCAGGTTATTACCTTCGGTACCGTGAAAACCAAGCAGGCGATTAAAGACGCCGCGAAGGTGCACTTTGGCCAGCCTGGTTTCCAAATGGCCGACCGAATCAACGGCGCGTTGCCACCAGCGGTGATGGCAAAGGATATTCCGCTGGCAGGTATTACTGACCCAGAGCATGAGCGTTACTCAGAAGCCGCCGAAGTCCGCCAGATGGTGGAAACCGACCCGGATGTTAAAAAGATCTATGACACCGCCCGTGGTCTTGAGGGCGTAGTCCGCCAAGCTGGCGTGCACGCGTGTGCGGTCATTATGGCGTCCGTGCGGTTGATGGACCACATCCCGATGTGGAAGCGCCCGGCCGATGGTGCGTATATCACCGGCTGGGACTATCCCGCGTGTGAGGCCATTGGCCTGCTGAAGATGGACTTTTTGGGTCTGCGTAACCTCACCGTCATTGGTGACGCGCTGGCCAATATCAAGAAAAACCGTGGCATTGACCTCAACCTCGAGGACTTGCACGCCGATGACCCACAAGTATCTAAGGTCTATGACCTGCTTTCCAGCGGTGACACCCTCGGCGTGTTCCAGCTGGACTCCGGCGGCATGCAAGAACTCCTCAAGCGCATGAAGCCAACCGGCTTTAAGGATATTGTGGCATCGCTGGCGCTGTACCGACCAGGACCTATGGGTGTGAACGCCCACTGGAACTACGCCGACCGTAAAAACGGGCGACAGGAAATTACGCCTATTCACCCCGAGCTCGAAGAACCTCTGTCGGAGATTCTGGGTGAGACCTACGGCCTGATCGTGTATCAGGAGCAGATCATGCGTATTTCCCAGAAACTGGCGAACTACACCGCTGGTGAAGCAGATGGCTTCCGTAAAGCCATGGGTAAAAAGAAACCAGAAGTGCTGGCCCAAGAATATGAGAAATTCAGCCAGGGCATGTTCACCAATGGCTACTCCAAGGGCGCGGTCGATGCGCTGTGGGGCACCATTGAGCCATTCGCGTCCTACGCGTTTAACAAGTCCCACGCCGCAGGCTACGGACTGGTGTCCTTCTGGACGGCGTACCTGAAGGCCTATTTCGCACCGGAGTACATGGCAGCGCTGTTGACCTCGGTCGCAGATAAGAAGGATAAGTCCGCCATCTACCTGGCTGACTGTCGACACCTTGGCATTAAGGTCCTGCCGCCAGATGTCAACGAATCCGCTGAGGACTTTGAGGCAGTCGGTGACGATATTCGCTTCGGCATGGGTGCTATTCGCAACGTCGGTTCTGAAGTTGTGGAATCCATTATCGAAGCGCGCCGAGATAAAGGTGCGTTTAAATCCTTCAGCGATTATCTAGACAAGATCTCCTTGGTGGCATGTACCAAGCGCGTGACGGAATCTTTGATTAAAGCTGGTGCCTTTGACTCGCTGGGCCATCCGCGCAAGGGCTTGATGCTTATTCAAGAAGACGCGGTGGACTCCGTGCAATCGACGAAGAAGGCAGCGGATAAAGGCCAATTCGACCTATTTGCAAGCTTCGGCGGCGATGACGGGGAATCAGTGTCGTCTTTTGCCATCGATATTCCGGAAGAGTCCTGGGACCGTAAACATGAGTTGGCACTGGAACGTGAAATGCTTGGTCTGTACGTCTCCGGACACCCGCTGGATGGTTTCGAAGATGCCCTGGCAGCACAGACGGACACCGCGTTGACCACGGTTGTCGCGGGTGAGATGCGCAATGGCCAAGAGATGGTCATCGGCGGCATTATCTCGGGCGTCGACCGACGTTTTTCCAAGCGCGATGGTTCGCCATGGGCCATTGTCACCATTGAGGACCACCACGGCGCCCAGGTGGAAATCCTGGTATTCAACCAGGTTTATTCTTTAGTGGCACCGCAGATTGTGGAAGACAACATTATTTTGGCCAAGGTGCAGGTGCGCGTGCGAGATGACCGCACCAGCTTCTTCTGCAATGACATCCGGGTACCGGAATTGGGGCCGGGCAACGGCGCGGGCCTGCCGCTGCGACTGAGCATGCGAACAGATCAGTGCACTATGGAAAATATTGCCAAGCTCAAGCAAGTACTGGTTAATAACAGTGGCGATTCCGATGTGTATCTGACCCTGCTCAATGGAGATGAATCCACCATGATGGTCTTAGGAGATCACCTGCGTGTGGAGCGTTCTTCCAGCTTAATGGGTGATTTAAAGGCGACCATGGGAGCCGGCATCTTAGGCTAG
- a CDS encoding RluA family pseudouridine synthase, with translation MNREVRTLPVPEGNDGLRIDAALAKMLGLSRTVAAELCAEGAVLVNGTTVSKSDRLTAGQWVEVTLPEPAAPLVPKEELVEGMDVVYSDDDIIAVNKPVGVAAHPSVGWDGPTVIGGLAAAGFRISNSGPPERKGIVHRLDVGTSGVMVVASSERAYTALKNAFKERTVHKTYHALVQGLPDPIVGTIDAPIGRHPSSGWKFAVTEDGKHAITHYSLIEAFREASLLDVHLETGRTHQIRVHMSATGHPCCGDPMYGSDPNLSKRLGLIRQWLHAVKLGFEHPGTGRWIEIETSYPDDLQHALDVLRG, from the coding sequence ATGAACAGAGAAGTTCGAACCCTTCCAGTTCCTGAAGGCAATGATGGCCTGCGCATCGACGCAGCCTTGGCCAAGATGTTGGGCTTATCCCGCACCGTGGCCGCAGAACTATGCGCCGAGGGTGCAGTACTGGTCAATGGCACTACCGTGTCCAAATCCGATCGGCTCACTGCCGGGCAGTGGGTGGAAGTGACCCTGCCGGAGCCAGCAGCACCGCTTGTTCCCAAAGAGGAATTAGTGGAAGGAATGGACGTGGTCTATTCCGACGACGACATTATTGCAGTCAATAAACCCGTCGGCGTCGCAGCGCACCCCTCGGTGGGTTGGGATGGACCGACGGTCATTGGGGGATTAGCTGCCGCCGGATTTCGCATTTCCAATTCCGGCCCGCCAGAGCGCAAGGGGATTGTGCACCGGCTCGACGTCGGCACTTCCGGCGTGATGGTGGTGGCCTCCTCGGAGCGCGCCTATACAGCGTTAAAAAACGCTTTCAAAGAACGCACCGTGCACAAGACCTATCACGCGCTAGTGCAAGGATTACCCGATCCCATCGTGGGCACCATTGATGCCCCCATCGGCCGCCATCCGTCCTCGGGGTGGAAGTTCGCGGTGACCGAAGACGGTAAACACGCGATTACCCACTACAGCTTGATCGAGGCATTCCGGGAGGCATCGCTTCTCGATGTCCACCTAGAGACCGGTCGCACCCACCAAATCCGCGTGCACATGTCAGCGACTGGTCACCCGTGCTGTGGGGATCCGATGTATGGCTCTGACCCGAATCTGTCGAAGCGCCTGGGGCTGATTCGTCAATGGCTGCACGCGGTTAAATTGGGTTTTGAACACCCCGGCACGGGCCGCTGGATTGAGATTGAAACCAGCTACCCGGATGACCTCCAACACGCTTTGGACGTTCTTCGTGGCTAA
- the rarD gene encoding EamA family transporter RarD — protein sequence MPFAIGAYLLWGVFPAFFPLLLPASPLEILAHRIIWTAVLIIIYLVITGTWRELTQLSGRTWLWLSAASVAITINWGTYVLAVNSGHVADAALGYFINPLVSVALGVIILKEQLRKLQLSAVGVAAVAVLWLTFMTGEGPWISLLLAASFGIYGLLKKQVNVSSAGSVAAETLVMSPVALIYIGYLSVNDQSTFLSEGPSHTALLVVSGLITALPLILFAQGAKLLPLSTIGMLQYVTPTMQLLWAVFVTQEHMSSERWIGFVIIWFAVALYMIDLLRIRREARRVQLPPTVTASEVAEAENSPNAAEPAVNSEIREEPDK from the coding sequence ATGCCATTCGCCATCGGGGCTTACTTATTGTGGGGAGTTTTCCCAGCATTTTTCCCTTTGCTGTTGCCAGCAAGCCCCCTGGAGATTTTGGCGCACCGCATCATCTGGACCGCGGTGCTCATTATTATCTATCTTGTAATCACCGGCACGTGGCGGGAACTGACCCAGCTTTCCGGGCGCACGTGGCTGTGGCTCAGCGCCGCCTCGGTGGCTATCACCATCAACTGGGGCACTTATGTCTTAGCTGTGAACTCCGGGCACGTGGCAGATGCGGCGTTGGGATATTTCATCAACCCACTAGTCTCCGTTGCTTTAGGTGTCATCATCTTAAAAGAGCAACTGCGCAAATTGCAGCTATCCGCCGTAGGCGTTGCGGCCGTCGCGGTGCTGTGGCTGACCTTTATGACCGGTGAAGGCCCCTGGATCTCCTTGCTTCTAGCGGCGTCCTTCGGCATTTATGGACTGTTGAAAAAGCAGGTCAATGTGTCTTCAGCTGGTTCTGTGGCCGCAGAGACTTTGGTGATGTCGCCAGTAGCGCTGATTTATATTGGCTATTTAAGCGTTAATGACCAGTCCACCTTCTTATCCGAAGGCCCAAGCCACACCGCCTTGTTGGTCGTGTCGGGCTTAATTACTGCCCTACCACTGATCCTTTTTGCCCAGGGCGCAAAGCTCTTGCCACTGTCCACCATCGGCATGCTGCAGTACGTCACGCCGACGATGCAGCTGCTGTGGGCAGTATTTGTCACCCAAGAGCACATGTCATCTGAGCGGTGGATTGGTTTTGTCATCATCTGGTTCGCGGTGGCGCTGTACATGATCGACCTGCTGCGCATCCGCCGAGAAGCACGCCGAGTGCAGTTGCCGCCGACAGTGACCGCCTCAGAGGTCGCGGAAGCCGAGAACTCTCCGAACGCAGCAGAACCCGCAGTTAATAGCGAGATACGCGAGGAGCCCGACAAATAG
- a CDS encoding cobalamin-independent methionine synthase II family protein, producing MAQKIRTTHVGSLPRTPELLEANQNRASGSVPDDAFFEILEKAVDEVVARQVELGIDIINEGEYGHITSGAVDYGSWWNYSFSRLGGLTMTDVDRWASEEVVRSEPGKPRLTSFSDRRDRTLFREAYEDPESGIFTGRAKVGNPEFTGPITYVGQKEVDADVKLLKDAMAKHNVTDGFVAALSPGSAARLNNKYYDTESEVIQACGAALSHEYKAITDAGLTVQFDAPDLAEAWDQINPEPSIEDFRGFVRERIDVLNESIKDIPKDQTRLHICWGSWHGPHVTDVPFGDILEEILRAEVGGYTFEAASPRHAHEWKIWKDVELPDNVLLYPGVIAHSTNVVEHPELVADRISNFAEVVGPDKVVASTDCGLGGRLHHQIAWAKLDSLVKGAEIASKRLY from the coding sequence GTGGCACAAAAAATCCGCACCACACATGTTGGCTCACTCCCACGCACCCCAGAATTGCTGGAAGCAAACCAAAACCGGGCATCCGGTTCGGTTCCAGACGACGCCTTTTTTGAGATTTTAGAAAAGGCAGTGGATGAGGTCGTTGCACGCCAGGTTGAACTTGGTATCGACATCATCAACGAAGGCGAGTACGGCCACATCACCTCCGGTGCGGTGGATTACGGTTCCTGGTGGAACTACTCTTTCTCCCGCCTGGGTGGATTGACCATGACCGACGTTGACCGTTGGGCAAGCGAGGAAGTTGTGCGCTCGGAACCAGGCAAACCACGTCTGACGTCCTTCTCGGACCGCCGCGACCGGACTTTATTCCGTGAAGCCTATGAGGATCCAGAATCTGGCATCTTCACCGGCCGCGCGAAGGTGGGCAACCCTGAGTTCACCGGCCCTATTACTTATGTTGGCCAAAAGGAAGTTGACGCTGACGTCAAGCTCTTAAAAGACGCGATGGCAAAGCACAACGTCACTGACGGCTTCGTTGCTGCGCTGTCACCAGGCTCTGCAGCACGTTTGAACAATAAGTACTACGATACCGAGTCTGAGGTCATCCAGGCCTGCGGTGCGGCGTTGTCCCACGAGTACAAGGCGATTACTGACGCCGGTCTGACCGTGCAGTTCGACGCTCCTGATCTGGCTGAAGCATGGGATCAGATCAACCCTGAGCCTTCCATCGAAGACTTCCGTGGCTTTGTCCGCGAGCGCATCGACGTGCTCAACGAGTCGATTAAGGATATTCCTAAGGACCAGACCCGCTTGCACATCTGCTGGGGCTCTTGGCACGGTCCACACGTGACCGACGTGCCTTTCGGTGACATCTTGGAAGAGATTTTGCGCGCCGAGGTCGGCGGCTACACCTTCGAGGCAGCCTCCCCACGCCACGCTCACGAGTGGAAGATCTGGAAGGACGTCGAACTTCCAGACAACGTTTTGCTGTACCCAGGCGTTATTGCACACTCCACCAACGTGGTTGAGCACCCAGAGCTGGTTGCAGACCGCATTTCCAACTTCGCGGAGGTTGTTGGCCCAGACAAGGTCGTAGCCTCCACCGACTGTGGTTTGGGCGGCCGTCTGCACCACCAGATTGCGTGGGCCAAGCTGGACTCTTTGGTCAAGGGTGCAGAAATCGCGTCCAAGCGCCTGTACTAA
- a CDS encoding asparaginase gives MSKTIAVIATGGTIACTTDDHGALVPTISAAQLVEAATHLMGTAATKDMEFRPIDSVRLDSSSLTLTDLDDLLTRVHAVLEDTAVDGVVITHGTDSMEDTAMALSLFHTGDKPVVLTGAQRAFDHPDSDGTRNLADALAYATHGTPEVSIRFGGLTVPARGAFKAHTSALDAFHSTPQHIRDYPTLPLTPLAGLEVVIISAWPGAPRMLVDAAVSSGAHGIIIEALGSGNMGSQMGDGVNDALEAGIPVLITSRVPEGSVALAYGGSGGGATLARAGALGTGHLRAGQSRMVLLAALATETDVAELL, from the coding sequence ATGTCGAAAACCATTGCTGTTATAGCCACCGGCGGCACGATCGCCTGCACCACCGATGACCACGGCGCCCTAGTGCCCACCATCTCCGCAGCCCAATTGGTCGAGGCGGCAACACACCTCATGGGCACAGCGGCAACAAAGGATATGGAATTTCGCCCCATCGATTCCGTGCGGCTGGATTCTTCGTCCCTGACGCTTACTGACTTAGACGATCTGCTCACCCGCGTACATGCGGTGTTGGAAGATACTGCGGTAGACGGAGTAGTCATCACCCACGGCACCGATTCCATGGAAGATACCGCCATGGCTCTATCGCTTTTCCACACCGGCGACAAACCCGTGGTGTTAACCGGTGCACAACGCGCCTTTGACCACCCGGATTCGGATGGTACCCGCAACCTTGCCGATGCCCTTGCTTACGCCACCCACGGCACGCCCGAAGTATCCATCCGCTTCGGCGGGCTCACCGTCCCAGCGCGCGGTGCATTTAAAGCGCACACCTCTGCGCTCGATGCCTTTCACTCCACACCGCAGCACATCCGCGACTACCCCACCCTTCCCCTGACACCATTGGCGGGTTTAGAGGTGGTCATCATCTCCGCGTGGCCAGGTGCACCGCGCATGCTTGTCGATGCCGCCGTGTCCTCTGGTGCCCACGGCATCATCATCGAAGCTCTCGGATCCGGCAATATGGGATCGCAGATGGGCGACGGGGTCAACGACGCCCTCGAGGCTGGTATCCCCGTGCTCATTACCAGCCGGGTTCCTGAAGGATCCGTCGCGCTGGCCTATGGCGGCAGCGGCGGCGGCGCCACGTTGGCACGCGCGGGTGCATTAGGCACAGGACATCTGCGCGCCGGGCAATCCCGGATGGTGCTGCTAGCAGCTTTGGCCACCGAGACCGATGTTGCCGAGCTGCTGTAG
- the lspA gene encoding signal peptidase II, whose protein sequence is MMALIIIAIAVIDQAVKQLMLTWLNPGEAVPIIGDWFRFYLLFNPGAAFSMGGEGSTWLFTTIQLAFVIGVAIAAPKVKDRWEAVGLAMLAGGALGNLTDRLAREPGFWFGHVVDYISVGNFAVFNIADACITVGVIVFILAMLTEERRTKNEQRSSNPSSS, encoded by the coding sequence ATGATGGCTTTGATCATTATTGCCATTGCAGTGATTGACCAAGCAGTAAAACAGCTCATGCTGACCTGGCTAAATCCTGGGGAAGCTGTCCCCATTATCGGTGACTGGTTCCGGTTTTATCTCTTGTTTAATCCGGGCGCCGCCTTTTCCATGGGTGGGGAGGGCTCCACCTGGCTATTTACCACCATCCAATTGGCTTTTGTCATTGGCGTTGCCATTGCGGCACCGAAGGTAAAAGACCGGTGGGAAGCCGTGGGGCTGGCTATGCTGGCAGGTGGCGCACTGGGCAATTTAACGGACCGGCTTGCGCGCGAACCAGGCTTTTGGTTCGGGCATGTCGTGGATTATATTTCGGTGGGAAATTTTGCCGTATTCAATATTGCTGATGCCTGCATTACGGTAGGTGTCATTGTATTTATTCTTGCCATGTTGACTGAGGAAAGGAGGACGAAAAATGAACAGAGAAGTTCGAACCCTTCCAGTTCCTGA
- a CDS encoding DNA polymerase IV, with translation MQRWVLHIDMDAFFASCEQLTRPTLMGRPVLVGGMSGRGVVAGASYEARKYGAHSAMPMYRAQQLVGPKAVVVRPRFEVYRLASQRVFHYIESHVELVEQLSIDEAYMEPAELVGASPEEVEAWAHELRAAIREDVGLPASIGAGSGKQFAKIGSGQAKPDGAFIIPADKQEEMLHPLDVDELWGVGPVTATKLHSIGVNTIGDLARLSQREVEIILGSTIGPSLWAMARGVDDRPVAPRAESKSVSAEHTYPEDLTSKDEVDRALERALTGAHRRLLKDGRGARTVTVKMRMADFHSETRSLTLAYATDDIATLRKAMHSLARYPAELGPIRLVGVGFSGLEAERQDVLFPELDQAMVSTETRFDEETTVADRTWHATQDVFHPEYGHGWIQGTGHGFVSVRFETRATGPGPFKSFAADDDKLQPADPIDSLAWDIDDLDMDF, from the coding sequence ATGCAACGTTGGGTTCTGCACATTGATATGGATGCGTTCTTCGCATCGTGTGAGCAACTGACCCGGCCAACACTCATGGGCCGACCAGTTCTGGTCGGCGGCATGTCCGGACGCGGCGTCGTCGCCGGTGCCTCCTACGAAGCCCGGAAATACGGCGCGCACTCGGCCATGCCCATGTACCGCGCCCAACAACTAGTAGGCCCCAAAGCAGTCGTGGTGCGCCCACGCTTTGAGGTCTACAGGCTGGCGTCGCAACGCGTATTTCACTACATCGAATCCCACGTCGAATTAGTCGAACAGCTCAGTATCGATGAGGCCTATATGGAACCCGCCGAGCTAGTCGGCGCCAGCCCCGAAGAAGTCGAAGCATGGGCTCATGAGCTTCGCGCGGCCATTCGCGAGGACGTGGGGCTACCTGCTTCCATTGGGGCCGGATCGGGAAAGCAATTTGCCAAAATTGGCTCGGGCCAAGCTAAACCGGATGGCGCGTTTATCATCCCCGCCGATAAGCAAGAAGAGATGCTGCACCCATTAGACGTGGATGAGCTCTGGGGCGTCGGCCCTGTTACCGCCACCAAATTGCACTCGATTGGTGTCAATACCATTGGCGATCTGGCACGGCTGAGCCAGCGTGAGGTAGAAATCATCCTCGGCAGCACCATCGGCCCCTCGCTATGGGCGATGGCCCGCGGGGTCGATGACCGCCCCGTAGCACCGCGCGCGGAATCCAAGTCGGTATCCGCCGAGCACACCTACCCGGAAGATTTAACCTCTAAGGACGAAGTAGACCGTGCCTTGGAACGTGCGCTAACCGGCGCGCACCGCCGTCTTCTTAAAGATGGCCGCGGGGCACGCACGGTGACGGTGAAAATGCGCATGGCCGATTTTCACAGTGAGACAAGGTCGTTGACCTTAGCCTATGCCACCGATGACATCGCGACATTGCGCAAAGCCATGCACTCTCTAGCGCGCTACCCGGCAGAACTAGGCCCCATTCGCCTGGTCGGCGTCGGGTTTTCCGGGCTTGAAGCAGAACGCCAGGATGTGCTGTTCCCAGAGCTCGACCAAGCGATGGTGAGCACGGAAACCCGCTTCGATGAAGAAACCACCGTGGCCGACCGCACCTGGCATGCCACCCAAGATGTCTTTCACCCTGAGTACGGTCACGGATGGATTCAAGGTACCGGGCACGGGTTCGTCAGCGTGCGCTTTGAAACCCGGGCAACTGGCCCTGGGCCATTTAAATCCTTCGCTGCCGATGATGACAAACTACAACCCGCGGACCCGATTGATTCCTTAGCGTGGGATATCGATGATCTAGATATGGACTTCTAG